In the genome of Paracoccus tegillarcae, one region contains:
- a CDS encoding TRAP transporter small permease encodes MDKLSRIGAWLHRRAENIAVGMLVVMFGAFIVQIASRYLFNLPVGGASELTITMWLWVVLWGAAFVLRERDEIRFDVIYGSVGPKARRVMTLLAAAALLFLYGYSLPAVWDYVTFMKIQKSSYLDIRYDWLYSIYIIFAVAVLIRYAWIFVRTLRGAGASDDIQRGDGQT; translated from the coding sequence GTGGACAAGCTGAGCAGGATCGGGGCGTGGCTGCATCGTCGCGCAGAAAACATTGCCGTCGGGATGCTGGTGGTGATGTTCGGGGCATTCATCGTGCAGATCGCGTCGCGCTATCTGTTCAACCTGCCGGTCGGCGGGGCCAGCGAACTGACCATCACCATGTGGCTGTGGGTGGTGCTGTGGGGCGCGGCCTTCGTGCTGCGCGAGCGCGATGAGATCCGCTTTGACGTGATCTATGGATCGGTCGGACCCAAGGCGCGGCGGGTCATGACCCTGCTGGCCGCGGCCGCCCTGCTGTTTCTTTACGGTTATTCTCTGCCAGCGGTCTGGGATTACGTGACCTTCATGAAGATCCAGAAATCGTCCTATCTGGATATCCGCTACGACTGGCTCTACTCGATCTATATCATTTTCGCGGTTGCCGTGCTGATCCGCTATGCCTGGATTTTCGTCAGAACGCTGCGCGGGGCGGGCGCGAGCGACGACATTCAGCGCGGGGACGGGCAGACATGA
- the dctP gene encoding TRAP transporter substrate-binding protein DctP codes for MFNRRKVLGLMASGALALSVAMPALAQDSQKLRFSAVFSEQDIRADMMKQLAEAVADNFELELYYGGTLFKQTTEIIAIQRGNLEMGNVAPQDIASQIPAFSILTSAYLFRDADHLRAFFDSDAGAEMKAMAEDQLGIHILGPTYFGTRQVGLNIDKEISTPEDMSGVKLRMPGGDAWQFLGQSLGANPTPMAYAEVYTGLQTGAIDGQDNPLPNVENMKFYEVMSQIAMTSHLVGYDLLVISKEVWDGMDDAQREAFQAAADEAINWSQAEHLKREEELSAFFEEQGLKIYTPDVDAFRTHAQQMYLDNEISADWPEGMLDRINAM; via the coding sequence ATGTTCAATCGACGTAAGGTTCTGGGGCTGATGGCCTCGGGGGCTCTGGCTTTGTCCGTGGCGATGCCGGCCTTGGCGCAAGACAGCCAAAAATTGCGGTTTTCGGCGGTGTTTTCCGAGCAGGACATCCGCGCCGACATGATGAAACAGTTGGCCGAAGCGGTCGCAGATAATTTCGAGCTAGAGCTGTATTACGGCGGCACGCTGTTCAAGCAGACGACCGAGATCATCGCCATCCAGCGCGGCAATCTGGAAATGGGCAATGTCGCGCCGCAGGATATCGCATCGCAGATTCCGGCTTTTTCGATCCTGACCTCAGCCTATCTGTTCCGCGACGCCGATCATCTGCGCGCCTTCTTTGACAGCGACGCCGGTGCCGAGATGAAGGCCATGGCCGAGGATCAACTGGGCATCCACATCCTTGGCCCGACCTATTTCGGCACCCGTCAGGTAGGGCTGAACATCGACAAGGAAATCAGCACGCCCGAGGATATGTCAGGCGTCAAACTGCGCATGCCCGGCGGCGATGCGTGGCAGTTCCTGGGTCAGTCGCTGGGGGCCAACCCGACGCCGATGGCCTATGCCGAGGTTTATACCGGACTGCAGACAGGGGCCATCGACGGGCAGGACAACCCTTTGCCCAATGTCGAGAACATGAAGTTCTACGAGGTGATGTCGCAGATCGCGATGACCTCGCATCTGGTCGGCTATGACCTGCTGGTGATCTCGAAAGAGGTCTGGGACGGTATGGATGACGCGCAGCGCGAGGCCTTTCAGGCTGCCGCTGACGAGGCCATCAACTGGAGTCAGGCAGAACATCTGAAACGCGAAGAAGAACTTTCGGCCTTCTTCGAGGAACAGGGGCTGAAGATTTATACCCCGGATGTGGATGCCTTCCGCACCCACGCGCAGCAGATGTATCTGGATAATGAGATCTCGGCTGACTGGCCCGAGGGCATGCTGGACCGCATCAACGCGATGTAA
- a CDS encoding Na/Pi cotransporter family protein → MPCDPQDHAPGKLIRRATGGVAAILDGNSYLPVNNDSHLLAARGQAARTATQGRLADLILPSIAWARGWDPAAMAIISFLVHLLSGATLLLFAVRFMRIGIERLWSNQIRQSLGEASATLPLLAKGAALGFAMQGATVVMLMAAGMVGSNAIPLVSAALLAIGADFGSALAVRFLTLPVAALGPFAILTGGWLYLNSREARRKNLGRVILGLGLIFMSLGVIRDAVEPLQALSEESPLMSVLQGDPITAAIIGIALTLLMHSSLAAILTGLFIAAHAGLGPLTGLGFVLGCNIGSALLPLWLLRNETADAMHLARIIAVLRCGLAALLLAGLVISDELVAQHLPDAETAILLGHIGFNFILLWLAPIARYMARRPQNSDRSGQVSGVVTIPGGESDPEIIVTALKGGLNQMLSILTGMFEQVTAASPEVALVTSSERQMNRALSDIRLAFADLPQLPEDASTEVRNIVDFAIRIERCADILADKYLEIRQEQLNGEFAFSSEGDAEIATLAEEVRKALILAQKVTWTGDYSAARRLVLHKQSVSKLEEKSRRKHLQRVSTGNLTSLSSSNQHLELIAALKEVNSKLSTIAYAVLESHGGLKKTRLRDEDRRRHAVPDPQDE, encoded by the coding sequence GTGCCCTGTGACCCACAGGATCATGCGCCCGGAAAATTGATCCGTCGCGCCACGGGTGGCGTCGCCGCAATCCTTGACGGCAACTCTTACCTGCCGGTAAATAATGACAGTCATCTTCTGGCTGCGCGTGGTCAAGCCGCCAGGACTGCGACGCAGGGCAGGTTGGCCGATCTGATACTGCCAAGCATTGCTTGGGCGCGTGGCTGGGACCCTGCTGCAATGGCGATCATTTCCTTTCTGGTTCATCTTCTCAGCGGCGCGACTCTGCTGCTGTTTGCCGTGCGTTTCATGCGCATCGGGATCGAGCGATTGTGGAGCAACCAAATCCGGCAAAGCCTGGGCGAGGCCTCGGCGACCTTGCCACTGCTGGCAAAGGGTGCGGCATTGGGCTTTGCCATGCAGGGCGCGACGGTCGTCATGCTTATGGCCGCGGGCATGGTCGGCAGTAACGCAATCCCACTGGTTTCGGCAGCTTTGCTGGCGATAGGGGCCGATTTCGGCTCTGCCCTGGCCGTCCGCTTCCTGACATTGCCGGTTGCGGCGCTTGGGCCCTTCGCCATTCTGACCGGCGGCTGGCTCTATCTTAATTCGCGCGAGGCCCGGCGGAAAAATCTGGGCCGGGTGATCCTTGGTCTGGGCCTGATCTTCATGTCGCTCGGCGTGATCCGAGACGCGGTAGAGCCCCTGCAGGCGCTGTCGGAAGAAAGCCCGTTGATGTCGGTGCTGCAAGGCGACCCGATCACCGCTGCGATCATCGGGATAGCCCTGACATTGCTGATGCATTCCAGCCTTGCCGCGATCCTGACGGGCCTGTTTATCGCCGCACATGCAGGTCTGGGGCCGTTGACCGGCCTTGGCTTTGTGCTGGGCTGCAACATCGGCAGCGCCCTGTTGCCCCTATGGCTGCTGCGCAATGAAACGGCGGATGCGATGCATCTGGCGCGGATCATCGCTGTTCTGCGCTGCGGGCTGGCAGCGTTGCTTTTGGCCGGACTTGTCATATCGGACGAGCTTGTGGCGCAACACTTGCCTGATGCGGAAACCGCGATACTGCTGGGCCATATCGGGTTCAATTTCATCCTGCTGTGGCTTGCGCCGATTGCCCGGTACATGGCGCGCAGACCGCAGAATTCTGATCGTTCCGGCCAGGTTTCCGGCGTGGTCACGATCCCGGGCGGGGAAAGCGACCCGGAAATCATTGTGACGGCGCTGAAAGGTGGCCTCAACCAGATGCTGTCGATCCTGACAGGCATGTTCGAGCAGGTAACTGCAGCCAGCCCCGAGGTCGCCCTTGTCACGTCGTCAGAGCGGCAGATGAATCGCGCCTTGTCGGATATCAGGCTGGCATTCGCGGATCTGCCGCAACTTCCGGAGGATGCGTCGACAGAGGTCCGCAATATCGTCGATTTTGCCATCCGGATCGAGCGTTGTGCAGATATCCTCGCGGACAAATACTTGGAGATCCGTCAGGAACAGCTGAACGGCGAATTCGCCTTTTCGTCCGAAGGTGACGCAGAAATTGCGACACTCGCCGAAGAAGTCCGCAAGGCGCTGATCCTGGCCCAAAAGGTAACATGGACGGGCGATTACTCGGCCGCGCGCCGTTTGGTTCTGCACAAGCAGAGTGTGTCCAAACTGGAAGAGAAAAGCCGCCGCAAGCACTTGCAGCGGGTCAGCACCGGCAACTTGACCAGCCTCAGTTCAAGCAACCAGCATCTGGAACTGATTGCCGCGCTGAAAGAGGTGAACAGCAAGCTTTCAACCATCGCTTATGCCGTGCTTGAAAGCCATGGCGGGCTAAAAAAGACGCGCCTGAGAGACGAAGACCGCCGACGCCATGCTGTCCCGGATCCACAGGACGAATAG
- a CDS encoding glycosyltransferase family 4 protein has translation MGLPSVVHLVDDTTAGGVMRVVDHIITAPAMAEFAQHSLQCVDRGRLSLGRIKADVIVSHLAISWRSLPVLAALKLMNPHARLVHVEHSYTENFVAHNVTHERRFAVLLRIAYRLFDRVVAVSRAQGNWLVSSGAVPAARLSVIQSCVDLSAFLDLDRPIGPIRVIGAVGRLERQKGFDTLITAFRQTTNPDIALHIFGEGAEEQRLRNLASGDPRIAFFGLVAPIEAMGAVDAVAMPSRWEAYGLVAIEALAAGRALLTSDVDGLKDHLSLGAIAVQDASTEIWRTEIERLTEGDVSQPASTITTMEGLSTNFSRDWQRILHEDLAQRPNTGKQPCPMARVCLHD, from the coding sequence ATGGGCCTGCCAAGCGTCGTTCACCTTGTCGATGACACGACTGCCGGCGGCGTGATGCGGGTCGTGGACCACATCATCACGGCACCCGCTATGGCCGAGTTTGCCCAGCACAGCTTGCAATGCGTTGATCGCGGTCGCCTGTCGTTGGGGCGGATCAAGGCTGATGTGATTGTGTCCCATCTGGCGATCAGCTGGCGATCCTTGCCTGTGTTGGCGGCGCTGAAACTAATGAACCCACATGCGCGGCTGGTCCATGTCGAACACAGCTATACCGAAAACTTCGTGGCCCATAACGTGACGCATGAACGCCGGTTCGCCGTCTTGCTGCGCATCGCCTACCGCCTGTTCGACCGCGTGGTGGCGGTCAGCAGGGCGCAGGGGAACTGGCTTGTCAGCAGCGGTGCCGTCCCTGCGGCCAGGCTGTCCGTCATTCAGTCCTGCGTCGATCTGTCGGCGTTTCTGGACCTCGATCGCCCCATCGGGCCAATCCGCGTGATCGGCGCTGTTGGCCGGCTAGAGCGACAGAAGGGCTTTGACACCTTGATCACGGCATTCCGGCAGACAACCAACCCCGATATCGCGCTGCACATCTTTGGCGAAGGGGCGGAGGAACAGCGGCTAAGAAACCTCGCCTCGGGCGATCCGCGTATTGCCTTTTTCGGCCTCGTTGCTCCGATCGAGGCGATGGGCGCTGTCGATGCAGTTGCCATGCCGTCACGTTGGGAAGCCTATGGCCTGGTCGCGATAGAGGCGCTTGCGGCGGGCCGGGCATTGCTGACCAGCGATGTTGATGGCCTCAAAGACCATTTGTCGCTTGGCGCGATTGCGGTTCAGGACGCGTCGACCGAGATCTGGCGAACTGAAATTGAGCGGTTGACCGAGGGCGACGTTTCCCAGCCAGCGTCCACAATTACCACGATGGAGGGTCTCAGCACGAACTTCTCTCGCGATTGGCAGCGCATCCTGCATGAAGATTTGGCGCAACGTCCGAACACTGGCAAGCAGCCTTGTCCAATGGCACGGGTCTGTCTTCACGATTGA
- a CDS encoding glycosyltransferase family 2 protein produces MTLASIIVPAFNVEATLTCTLNALLEQTYQKFEIIIVDDGSTDATNRIATGFSGDPRVRVIRQANRGLAGARNTGIAAARGDIIGFCDADDLWVPEKLARHVVHFEARPEVGISFSGSALIDDDGNLTGQAQRPQLTGITEVNIFKRNPIGNGSATMIRREVLEEIAYHHRQEPTRHWYFDETFRQSEDIECWMRIALTTNWVFEGIPGLLTQYRISTGGLSAATDRQLAAWERMVQKQTPLNPAFFEVNAPAARAYQLRYLSRRAISDLDGGRAIELTKAWLAESRLPLFEEPIKSIVTLGASAALFAFGKRALQTVMMFAQRARTAGRT; encoded by the coding sequence ATGACACTCGCCTCTATCATCGTCCCCGCATTCAACGTCGAAGCCACCCTGACATGCACGCTGAACGCGCTGCTGGAGCAGACCTATCAGAAGTTCGAGATCATCATCGTGGATGACGGCTCGACCGATGCGACCAACCGGATCGCGACCGGTTTCAGCGGTGATCCGCGCGTGCGCGTGATCCGTCAGGCCAATCGCGGCCTTGCCGGTGCGCGCAACACAGGCATCGCGGCCGCACGCGGCGACATCATTGGCTTTTGCGATGCCGACGACCTGTGGGTTCCGGAAAAGCTTGCCCGGCATGTGGTGCATTTCGAGGCAAGGCCCGAGGTCGGGATCAGCTTTTCAGGCTCGGCCCTGATCGATGACGACGGCAACCTGACCGGACAGGCGCAGCGCCCGCAACTGACCGGCATCACCGAGGTCAACATCTTCAAGCGCAATCCCATCGGCAACGGCTCTGCCACGATGATCCGGCGCGAGGTGCTGGAAGAGATTGCCTATCACCACCGGCAAGAGCCCACGCGCCATTGGTATTTCGACGAAACCTTTCGCCAATCCGAAGACATCGAGTGCTGGATGCGCATCGCGCTGACGACCAATTGGGTCTTTGAAGGTATTCCCGGTCTGCTCACGCAATATCGCATCAGCACAGGCGGCCTGTCAGCCGCCACCGACCGGCAATTGGCTGCATGGGAAAGAATGGTCCAGAAGCAGACCCCGCTGAATCCGGCCTTCTTTGAGGTCAATGCACCTGCTGCGCGTGCCTATCAATTGCGTTATCTCAGCCGCCGCGCGATCAGCGATCTGGACGGCGGGCGCGCCATTGAACTGACCAAGGCATGGCTGGCAGAATCGCGTCTGCCGCTGTTTGAGGAGCCGATCAAATCGATTGTGACGCTTGGTGCCTCGGCCGCGCTGTTCGCCTTTGGCAAGCGGGCGCTGCAAACTGTCATGATGTTCGCCCAGCGCGCCCGGACCGCAGGAAGAACCTGA
- a CDS encoding glycosyltransferase family 2 protein, whose protein sequence is MPRFSIIMPCYNAQVTIDSTIASIQAQTECDWELICVDDGSTDLTRDVIAAAATQDARIGLILNKAKGPSAARNFGALTLARGDLVAFCDADDLWTPQKLAELATIFADQQVDGAFGQIGFFDKCPSDCTVYSTVPAGDLTIDRLLGENPVCTMSNITLRRDAFVGSGGFDVTMVHNEDLELLIRLIGRGARIIGVPSLQTWYRTSVSGLSANLAAMLSGRERALETAARFGVTPSRSSHAVHHRYLARRALRTGAPRIQALRHAVYGVAYSPRGFFAPFNRGALTLAGAVSATLLPRRLNRILFS, encoded by the coding sequence ATGCCCAGATTCTCGATCATCATGCCCTGCTACAATGCGCAGGTCACCATCGACAGCACCATCGCCAGTATCCAGGCGCAAACCGAATGCGATTGGGAACTGATCTGCGTCGATGACGGATCGACCGATCTGACCCGCGACGTCATTGCTGCGGCTGCGACGCAGGACGCGAGGATCGGGCTGATCCTGAACAAGGCAAAGGGCCCCAGTGCCGCCCGCAACTTTGGCGCGCTGACCCTGGCGCGGGGCGATCTGGTCGCGTTCTGCGATGCAGATGACCTCTGGACCCCGCAAAAGCTGGCCGAACTTGCCACGATCTTTGCGGATCAGCAGGTTGACGGCGCGTTTGGCCAGATCGGCTTTTTCGATAAATGCCCAAGCGATTGCACCGTGTATTCGACTGTTCCAGCCGGGGATCTGACCATTGACCGGCTGCTGGGCGAAAACCCGGTCTGCACCATGTCAAACATCACCTTGCGCCGCGATGCTTTTGTCGGATCTGGCGGCTTTGATGTGACGATGGTGCATAACGAAGACCTTGAACTGCTGATCCGTCTGATCGGTCGCGGCGCAAGGATCATCGGCGTGCCGTCCTTGCAAACCTGGTACCGCACCAGCGTCAGCGGCTTGTCGGCAAATCTGGCTGCGATGCTGTCGGGCCGCGAACGCGCGCTTGAAACAGCCGCGCGTTTCGGCGTCACGCCCAGCAGAAGCAGCCACGCCGTTCATCACCGCTATCTTGCCCGCCGCGCACTGCGCACAGGCGCGCCGCGAATTCAGGCATTGCGTCACGCGGTTTACGGCGTGGCCTACAGCCCGCGCGGCTTTTTCGCACCATTCAATCGCGGCGCCTTGACGCTGGCAGGGGCCGTCAGCGCGACGCTGCTGCCGCGTCGCCTGAACCGCATCCTCTTCTCGTGA
- a CDS encoding oligosaccharide flippase family protein: MTLRFAPSKIAQNLFAYGASEIAAKASRLLVVISVARSLELSQIGVAAAALAAADILKSLTENGVGQKIISAPEAELPQTCATAHRIFWIWCLGLFIAQTGIGLALYATGASVELLILIVLLAGEYLFMPAGLVQTALAMRAGKLRQTAAISGAQVVGANMMSAVLALVWPSSLALILPRLLTAPFWLVAMRRLHPWRLDLSNGRAPLRPFIGFGWAVLGVELTKAMRLQADKLIIGSLMGAETLGLYFMAFNAGLGLANSFTVAFSTVLFPHLCSSSDKVLALRQSIVMALGLITPIVVMQALMAPYYVPILFGDGWDGIAEIVSLLCLVAIPTTLWSAAAGWLRASGHAHQEFWTTLAMTAALMLNTALMAPYGLHAVATGYAIVATVVMVIPSLPAVLMAFGPTLRKA, encoded by the coding sequence ATGACCCTGCGCTTTGCACCCTCGAAGATCGCGCAAAATCTTTTCGCTTATGGCGCCTCAGAAATTGCTGCCAAGGCATCGCGTTTGCTGGTGGTGATATCGGTTGCCCGGTCGCTGGAGCTGTCGCAGATCGGCGTCGCCGCCGCAGCCCTTGCCGCAGCCGACATCCTGAAATCGCTGACCGAGAACGGGGTGGGCCAAAAGATCATCTCTGCGCCCGAGGCAGAGCTGCCGCAGACCTGCGCCACCGCGCATCGAATTTTCTGGATCTGGTGCCTGGGCCTGTTCATCGCGCAAACCGGGATCGGCCTTGCGCTCTATGCCACCGGCGCCAGCGTCGAGTTGTTGATCCTGATCGTGTTGCTGGCAGGCGAATACCTGTTCATGCCCGCCGGTCTGGTACAAACGGCGCTGGCGATGCGCGCCGGAAAACTGCGGCAGACGGCGGCGATCTCTGGTGCGCAGGTCGTCGGCGCCAACATGATGTCGGCCGTTCTGGCCCTTGTCTGGCCCTCGTCGCTGGCCCTGATCCTGCCGCGCCTGCTGACTGCGCCGTTCTGGCTTGTCGCCATGCGCAGGCTGCATCCCTGGCGGTTGGACCTCAGCAATGGTCGCGCCCCGCTGCGCCCGTTCATCGGGTTTGGCTGGGCCGTTCTTGGGGTCGAGCTGACAAAGGCCATGCGCCTGCAGGCTGACAAGCTGATCATCGGGTCGCTGATGGGTGCCGAAACCCTTGGCCTGTATTTCATGGCGTTCAATGCCGGTCTGGGTCTTGCCAATTCGTTCACGGTTGCCTTCTCGACCGTTCTGTTCCCGCATCTGTGCAGCAGTTCGGACAAGGTGCTGGCGCTGCGTCAGAGCATTGTCATGGCGCTGGGCCTGATTACGCCCATCGTGGTCATGCAGGCACTGATGGCGCCGTATTACGTCCCGATCCTGTTCGGCGACGGCTGGGACGGCATCGCCGAGATCGTCTCGCTGCTGTGTCTGGTGGCGATCCCCACGACGCTGTGGTCCGCAGCCGCGGGATGGCTGCGCGCATCCGGTCACGCCCATCAGGAATTCTGGACCACTCTGGCCATGACAGCGGCGCTGATGCTGAACACCGCCCTGATGGCACCCTATGGCCTGCATGCCGTCGCCACGGGCTACGCCATCGTCGCGACGGTCGTCATGGTCATCCCGTCGCTTCCCGCAGTCTTGATGGCCTTTGGCCCCACACTCAGAAAGGCCTGA
- a CDS encoding polysaccharide biosynthesis/export family protein, translated as MADRIRYGSTILATLLVANCASFDTPDNLEPVEKGGGYQAQYRNPAVSRSKADSLTSAVLNAQECREPRGGDAGKGSGLAAVSLRGERLTRNDLVDVRVSDDDTFSGDFVVSRDGTIKLPFLDPIRAEGRSTDQIEDEIASQLIAGDFYKSNPRISVRVADFASVSVGVAGAVFEARSVEIGGVEGDRVDDRRQGALGASTEGRNLSAALRAAGGVRPDADISAVEVRRAGQFYTVDMRGVFEGVNAVDIMLLTGDEVTVPTRGCFQEDLMRPSPISPPGISLFLSNLTQPASGNAVSAVGRDVREIPYGTRYLQAVINTNCVGGARGTSANRSSVLFSRNPATGVSVVIERSIEDLLRRADRDDYDPYLLPGDSIACYDSTVTNIGEVAGLLGVLGI; from the coding sequence ATGGCAGACCGTATAAGATATGGATCAACCATTCTTGCCACATTGCTGGTTGCAAACTGCGCATCCTTCGACACCCCCGATAATCTGGAGCCCGTTGAAAAAGGCGGCGGTTATCAAGCCCAATACCGGAATCCCGCCGTATCCCGCAGCAAGGCGGATTCGTTGACCTCGGCTGTGCTTAATGCGCAGGAATGTCGCGAGCCGCGCGGCGGGGATGCAGGCAAGGGCTCTGGCCTTGCCGCGGTTTCGCTGCGTGGCGAACGCCTGACCCGAAATGATCTGGTCGATGTGCGGGTCAGCGATGATGACACGTTCAGCGGTGATTTCGTCGTGTCGCGCGACGGCACCATCAAGCTGCCTTTCCTTGACCCGATCCGCGCCGAGGGCAGGTCGACCGACCAGATCGAAGATGAAATAGCATCGCAGCTGATCGCCGGTGATTTCTATAAATCAAATCCGCGCATTTCAGTGCGTGTGGCGGATTTTGCCTCGGTCAGCGTCGGCGTCGCCGGGGCGGTATTCGAAGCGCGCTCTGTCGAGATTGGCGGGGTCGAGGGCGATCGCGTGGATGATCGTCGGCAAGGCGCGTTGGGCGCCTCGACCGAGGGGCGGAACCTTTCGGCGGCGCTTCGCGCGGCGGGCGGCGTGCGGCCCGATGCGGATATCTCGGCAGTCGAGGTCCGGCGGGCTGGCCAGTTTTACACCGTGGACATGCGCGGCGTGTTCGAGGGCGTCAATGCCGTCGACATCATGCTGCTGACCGGCGATGAAGTGACGGTCCCCACCCGCGGCTGTTTCCAGGAAGACCTGATGCGGCCCAGCCCGATCAGCCCGCCAGGCATTTCGCTGTTCCTGTCGAACCTGACGCAACCTGCCTCGGGCAACGCGGTGTCAGCCGTTGGCCGTGATGTGCGCGAAATTCCCTACGGCACACGATATTTGCAAGCGGTGATAAACACAAACTGCGTCGGAGGCGCTCGCGGGACCAGCGCCAACCGATCGTCGGTTCTGTTCTCACGCAACCCGGCAACGGGTGTCTCGGTCGTCATCGAACGAAGCATCGAAGATTTGCTGCGCCGCGCAGATCGCGACGATTACGACCCCTACCTGCTGCCCGGAGATTCGATTGCCTGTTACGACAGCACCGTGACGAATATCGGGGAAGTTGCCGGCCTGCTCGGCGTTCTGGGCATCTGA